From the genome of Sulfurovum riftiae, one region includes:
- a CDS encoding aminoglycoside phosphotransferase family protein: MSNEEPKEALIEWLERYGIEAELQPLTGDASLRKYYRIEDSFHRGIVMDASAQPESVAPFVDIAHRLFEAGVRTPKINAFDREQGFVFMEDLGNTHFADMIESEKEIIYPKAVDTIRKMQEADTEGLPVYDREFLRFEMDLMPEWYLKKHLGVSLSKEEESVLENALEKIADVVLEQPQGVFVHRDFHSRNLMFDCRDDLVVIDFQDARAGAVTYDLVSLLRDVYVELDPQEVERLVLHFRDLKGLDVDDETFMKWFDFMGLQRHIKILGIFARLALCDGKKGYLEDIPLTLKYVLKVGSRYPETLEFVKMLESVSEQ; the protein is encoded by the coding sequence ATGAGTAACGAGGAACCGAAAGAAGCGCTGATCGAATGGCTGGAGCGCTACGGCATAGAAGCCGAGCTTCAGCCTTTGACAGGCGATGCCAGCCTGCGCAAATATTACCGTATCGAAGACAGTTTTCACAGAGGCATCGTCATGGATGCTTCCGCGCAGCCAGAGAGTGTAGCACCCTTTGTGGATATAGCACATCGCCTTTTTGAAGCAGGGGTACGCACCCCAAAGATCAATGCCTTTGACCGTGAACAGGGATTTGTCTTCATGGAAGATCTCGGCAATACCCATTTTGCCGATATGATAGAGAGTGAAAAAGAGATCATCTATCCCAAAGCGGTAGATACGATCCGGAAGATGCAGGAGGCAGATACCGAAGGGTTGCCGGTCTATGACAGGGAGTTCCTGCGTTTTGAGATGGACCTGATGCCTGAGTGGTACCTGAAGAAACACCTGGGTGTATCACTCTCGAAAGAGGAGGAAAGTGTTCTTGAAAACGCACTTGAAAAAATAGCCGATGTTGTGCTCGAACAGCCTCAGGGGGTTTTTGTGCATAGAGATTTCCACTCGCGCAATCTGATGTTCGACTGCAGAGACGATCTGGTCGTCATCGATTTTCAGGATGCCAGAGCAGGTGCAGTAACGTACGACCTGGTCTCTTTGCTGCGTGATGTCTATGTGGAGTTGGACCCGCAGGAGGTCGAGAGGCTTGTATTGCATTTCAGGGACCTGAAGGGGCTGGATGTCGATGATGAAACGTTCATGAAGTGGTTTGACTTCATGGGCCTGCAGCGGCATATCAAGATACTGGGTATTTTTGCCAGATTGGCACTGTGTGACGGGAAGAAGGGGTATTTGGAAGATATTCCTTTGACTTTGAAGTATGTGTTGAAAGTGGGTTCCCGGTATCCGGAGACTTTGGAATTTGTTAAAATGTTAGAGAGTGTATCTGAACAATGA
- the murU gene encoding N-acetylmuramate alpha-1-phosphate uridylyltransferase MurU, giving the protein MKAMILAAGLGTRMRPLTDTTPKPLLEVGGIPLIVWHIERLAHDGFKEIVINIAHLGYKIKEALGDGSEWGVHIEYSDEQEEGCLESAGGIIKALPLLGDETFLVVNGDIFTDYDFNVEKKLDEGILAHLVLVPNPEHNPEGDFALRDGKVVDAKAYTFAGIGYYSPKLFKGVAYGKSSIVPLLRAAMKEGRVTGELYEGEWLDIGTPERLEQLNAELINRY; this is encoded by the coding sequence ATGAAAGCTATGATCTTGGCGGCGGGACTTGGTACACGTATGAGGCCATTGACAGATACCACACCCAAACCGTTATTGGAGGTGGGTGGTATTCCGTTGATCGTTTGGCATATCGAGCGTTTGGCGCATGACGGATTCAAAGAGATCGTTATCAATATTGCCCATTTGGGATACAAAATCAAAGAGGCATTGGGTGACGGTTCTGAATGGGGTGTGCATATTGAATATTCTGATGAGCAAGAGGAAGGGTGTCTGGAGAGTGCAGGGGGGATCATAAAGGCGCTGCCTCTGCTGGGTGATGAGACTTTCCTTGTCGTCAATGGCGATATCTTTACCGATTATGATTTTAATGTAGAGAAGAAGCTTGATGAAGGGATTTTGGCGCATCTTGTGCTTGTACCCAATCCCGAGCACAACCCTGAAGGGGATTTCGCACTTAGGGACGGGAAGGTGGTCGATGCGAAGGCGTACACATTTGCCGGTATAGGATACTACTCTCCCAAACTCTTCAAAGGTGTGGCGTATGGTAAAAGCAGCATTGTTCCTCTGCTCAGGGCAGCGATGAAGGAGGGAAGGGTTACAGGTGAACTCTATGAAGGGGAATGGCTCGATATCGGTACGCCGGAAAGACTGGAGCAACTGAATGCCGAGTTGATAAACAGGTATTGA